The sequence CCGATATTCTAAGGCCTCTTCGTCATCCGTGTGGATTGGATTTCACGACTTCGAATGCCTATGACCTGCCACTGAATTTTCATCCAGCGGCAGTTAGAGTCTCGGGGTTTGTTGTAGCGAGACCGAACTTTGGACCAGCCAGAACTAGAGTTTTGCGCTCTGAATCACGTTGGCGGGCTGGTGGCGCCGGCGTGATTTTGCAGCAAAATCGGCGGCCGATTGCCGATGGCTCCATGGGGCCGCTCTTCGTTGTAGTATCTGCGCCAAGTCTCCACCTTTTCCCGGGCGTCCGCAAGCGACAGGAACCAATGGGCATTGAGGCATTCGGCCCGGAAGCGGCCATTGAACGCTTCGATAAAAGCATTGTCGGTCGGTTTGCCCGGGCGTGAGAAGTCCAGCGTGACGCCGCGCTGGTAGGCCCAGAGGTCGACGTCACGCGACACGAACTCGCTGCCTTGGTCGACGCGGATCGTCGCCGGGATTCCCACTTCATTGCAAAGCCTTTCCAGAACATCCACGACATCGGTGCCGCGGAAAGTGAGCCGCGGTTCCAGCGCCGGCGAGAAGCGAGAGAAGATATCGATGATCGTGAGCACCCGGAGCTTGCCGCCGGTTGCCAGCTGGTCATGGACAAAGTCCATCGCCCAGATCTCGTTGACCCGCGTCGCTGGCCGGCGGTCATCGCGCAGCTTGGCCTTGACCCGGCGCTTGGGCGATTTGTTACGCAATTGCAGGCCCAGTTCGCGATAGACGCGGCGGGTCTTGTTCTGGCCGTGACGCCATCCTTCGCGGCGCAACAGCACATGGACACGGCGATAGCCGTAGCGGACGCGAACATGGCAGATCTCCTTGATCCGAGCTTCGAGGGCCGCCTGGCCGGAGCGACGAGATTTGTAGTGATAGGTCGATCGATCGAACTCGAGGGCCTTACAAGCCTTGCGGATCGAGACCTGCCACTCACCGCAAAGCTCATCGACGAGCTTGCGCTTCCGACCAGGCTTCACAGTTTTCGGCGGATCACGTCCTGCAGCATCTCCTTGTCGAGCGACAAGTCCGCCACCAGTTTCTTCAGCTTGGCGTTCTCGTCCTCGAGCTGCTTCAACCGGCGCATCTCTGTCGGCAGCAGTCCGTCGTACTTTCTCTTCCAGTTGAAATAGGTCGCCTGGCTGATCCCGGCCTTGCGGCAGATCTCCGCAACCGCGCCCCCCTCGCTGCCCTGCTTCAGGATAAACGCCTTCTGGGCGTCCGAAAACTTCGAGGCCTTCATCGTTGTCCGCTCCTCCCAGCCGAGGGGATTTACGCAGCGCAACTCTAGCCAAAAATGGTCCAGTTTTCCGGCCTCAGATCATTTTTGCGTTTCGTGATTCTGGATGCTAACAGTGCCCGCACGCCCGATGCGACCCCACTCCCGCGACTTCCTCCTCTTCTTGTTTTTCTATTGCCCTCAAGCTGCCTGTCGGTACCCTTGGCCCGCGCAGGTACGGTACAGCTTGTCGTCGAAGCCAGGCAGTTCAAGCCGACTTTGCAGGTGGCCTTCGTCATCAACCGCAAGATTTCCAACACCGCAATCGGACGGGACGTGGTGAAAGCCTTAGCCAGCTTCGACATTCCCGTTTGCGACCAGGCGCTAAGCCAACGGGTCGCTTATGCCGAAAGCGCGACGCGAGGGCTGTCCGTCGTAGAGGCAGACCCCACAAGCGAAGCCGCTAAGGAGATTGCCAGGCTCGTTCGGAGCTTGACCACGATGAACCAAGCGAAAGCGGCTGCATGAGCAAGACTGTTAGCTTCAACATGCCGGTGAAATCGAAGTCGGCCGATAACTGGGTAAGCGAAGGCGTCGAGCCGCATCTGAAGCCGCTCGAATCGCTGCCGACAGCGCCGCCCAAGGTCAAGCGCGAGTGGAAACGCTTCACATTGGACGTGCCGCTCGAATTGCATGCGCGGGTCAAACTGGGGTGCCTTCAGTCATGCTCGACGAAATCATTCGCTTGCTGGAAGCTGAGTTTCCAGCCGAATCGTGAAATCGTGGACACGATTAATCGTGTGATCGTGGAGATGACCGAGCCAAGCCGATTGATTGCCAAACGCCTCAAGGCGGAGCTTGGCGATCAGACCTTCTCCGAATGGTTCCGCAACGCGACGTTCCAGTTGAACTCGGACCGGCTACTGGTCCTGGTCGGCACAAAGTTCACAGCCCAGTTCATCGCAGCACACTACCAGGACATCCTCAAGTCGATAGCCTCTGAGGTCACCGGCAAGCCGGTCACAGTGTCGGTGCTGGAGCACGGACAGTCAGCGCCCGTGGATGCCGTCGCGCCGATTGAAACAATCCTCCGCGCCGTCGCGCCCGACGACGCTCAACGCGACTTTTTCATTCCGGAACTGTCGGAGGTAGCCCTCAAGGACGATGTTCATCTCATGGAGATGACGCCCTTCACCCTCAATGCTCGCAACGAAAAGCGCCGAGAGCTGGTTTATACGTCTCCACAAGGCCTGACGTTGCGCGTCAAAGCGGCCGAAGGCGAGTAGCTTCCGACCTCGGAAGATTACGACCTGGTGCTCATGATGCAGAGCTGGCTTGCCGACATGGCCAACCAGTACAAGGCCGCGGTCGAACGCTATGAGGCAGACCGCAGAGCCGGGCATGAAGTAAAACCGCCGGTCATGCCGCCTCGAACCTTCGAGGTCAGCATCAGCGAAGTCGTAAAGTTCAAGCGGGCCAAGTGGGGAGGCCATGCGAGCGCAGACGTGGTGGATGGCTTGCGGCGACTGGCGAGCACGACCGTGACCATCGACTCCATCAAGAAGACCCGATATCGCGGCGGCGTGTTTCATCTGACGGGCCGCGTCGATGTGTTGGCGCAAACCGAGGACGGCAAGGCTAGCCGCCTAGCCATTGAAATCCCGGACTGGATTTACCAGGGCATCGTAGAGCGCGCGGTGCCGATGCTTCGCACGTTCAGCCGCGATTACTTGATCCTGGCCCAGCCGGTGCATCGCGCACTGTATCGGCTCCTCTCGCTCAAGTTGCCTAAGGACAGCAATGGCAAAGTGTCTACGGTCTCGTTAGTCGAACTGGCCCAGCGATTTCAGACGCGCGCCGATCAAAAGTATTTCAACCGCAACTTCAAGAAAGCGGTCGAGGCCTGCGGCGGTCAATTGCTCGAATATCGTATCGAGCTGATTGGGAAGGCCGACGACCGGTCTTTGCGAGCCTGGCGCCCGCTGTTAGTCAGCGATTCAGTGCGCTGACATATACATCACCCAACGAGCATCAAGGCGCTGCCGTATAGACCACCCACCACTGACACATACATCACCGCTCGCTGACGTATAGATCACCCACCGCTGACACATACATCACTGTTCGCTGACGCATACATCACCCGTTTTCAACCTAAGTGATTGAGCGAAAACTTCACCTCGACCCCTATCCTTCTTTCCTTAGAAATCCTTCTTTCCGCGCCAAGCGCTGCGCGTTGGCCAAACCGGCCCTAGAAGAAGGGGCCGGTTGTCCACCGCGCGAGACCCCAGCCAGCACCCAGTGCTGAGCTGAAGTTTGACAAACGATCTTGAAAATAACGGTCACTCACGCTACACTTTCAACGCTAAAGGGCGCTGCACAGAAGCGCGATAAAATCATTTTCGGCCACCCGGTGTTATCACCATTCATTCTAGGCCAGCAAAAGCTTCAAAAGAGCAACCTAGCCCATCTCAGCAGCAATCAATCGTCTGCCGCTAAACATTCGGCGACGTAATCATTCCCGAGCGGATGCCGCCCGCGAAAGCGGGACGCGCATGCCACGGCCTCAAGAGGGGCCGCGGTCGGGGACACGTGAGCCGATGTTTGCCACCGGGGTTTCCGCACAGGATCTCTCGGTGCGCACGTCAACCTTTCCCGTGGCCTGCTGCAAGGAGTCGTACGCCAAGCATGGACCGTTCGGCACCCTGACCGGGTCCGCCCGGCGTGCGCGGGGCTCCGACATGAGGGCCTGCGTCGACAGGCTGGCGCGGCAGAAGGCGCTTCGCACTGCGTTCATAGGGCAATCGGACGGCGGTCGTTCCCGCTTGTCCGATTCAAACCGGGAGCTTCCGCTCCCCGGGGGCCTTCCCTTTTAGCTCATGCCCACCACCTTCCCATTGGAGCATCCCTTGAAATTCTTCCCGCTGCCGCTGTTGCGGCTTCCGTCGGTCTCCTCTGCGGCGCCGCCAACGCCGCCCAGAAGGATCTCAACGCCACCCCGTCCAGGGTTGACGCCGCCTGTACCGTCGAGCGCTGTATCCCCTACCAGTTGGCCCGTGGTTATACCCGCGAGCAAGCCAGGAACTGGTGCCCGACCCACCTCTACGGTAACCCGTATCCGCGAACTGCGGGCCGGATGTGGCTGCCAGCCCGCCAGATCAGATAGTTGAGACGGCGGGATCACGTCAGCAGACTCCGGCGAATCTGCCGTTCGCGCGGAGGGGAGCCATGAGGGCCGGTGATGAGTAAGGAAAGAGAAGGCGAAAAGGGAGCAATGAAGGGCGGCGGACGGCACGAATTCTTCGTGGTAAATCTGACCAATGAAAAGCTGAAGGGCCACGTTTTGTGGAGGAGCGGCGGCAACGAGATCAAGCTCGACGTCAACGGGCTTGAGGCTGGCAGGGGTTCGCCGCGAAAGCAGTTTTTCCCGTCCAGCGGTAACCGGGATTATTGGCGCTGGTCAGAACGATTCAGGGAGTACCAGTTGAACTGTTACGACGGGGACACCTATGCCGTTGTCACCATCAGCGGCTACGGAATCGGGGTGCTTGTTACCGCCACGAGCCCCGATACGTGGAAATGGTAGCATAGCGCACGCGCGGTGCCGCCCTTCGGCCTCGCCTATGGCCGCAGTCCAGGCCTCATCCGTTCAGCACCGCATGGCTTCCGGGCAACTTGATCCTCCCCGGCATCAGCACCACTGGGACCATTAGTGCCTCGTCGTTGGCCGTCATCAACGGAGCCAACAGCAGTGGCGATTGCCAGCTGGAGCAAACGACACTTCGCTATCTCCCACCGACGCATGATAGCTATTCCTTCCTACGATGCGGACGGGGTGCGCAGGTGAACCCAATGCTCGGCAGGGAAGTCATAGAACGCCAGCAGAGCCGTGCGGTCCTTGATCAGGCAATCAACGGCGGGGCTGTATTTGGCGCGATATTTCTCGGCGAAGACGTTGATCGCCGCTTCGGCGGCCGCCCGGTTTGGCGCCAGGCAAATTTCCTGCAGATCTCTCTTCATGCCGACCTGCACGGACTTGGCAACCTTGTCGATGACGTTACTCACCTTGTGGCACCAACAGCGCTGGTGCCGCGTGGAAGGAAAGATTTCGTCGAGCGCCTTCCGGAAGCCGAGCGCGCCGTCGCCGACGGCTATCTCCGGGGCGATCTGCAAGCCGCGCTTTCGGAGATCGATGAGCAGTTCGCGCCAGCTCTGGGCGCTCTCGCGCACGCCGACCTGGAAGCCGATCAGCTCCTTCTTGCCTTCGGGCGTGGCCCCGATCAGCACCAGCATGCACTCGCTGTGATCCTCCATGCGGGCCTGCAGGTAGACGCCGTCGGCCCAGACGTAGACGTAGCGCCGCGCCGACAGATCGCGGCTCAGCCAGCGCTCGTATTCAGCCTGCCATTCGGCTGTCAGGCGCGAAATCACCGATGGTGACAGGTTCGGTGCCTCCTTGCCAAGCAGCGCCGACAGCGCGTCCTGGAAGTCGCCGGTCGAGATGCCGCGCAGATACAGCACCGGCAACAGCGCATCCAGGCTCTTCGTCCGCCGCGCCCACAACGGCAGGATCGCCGAGCTGAAGCGGATCCGGTCGGACGGCGTGGCGCCGCGGTCCCGAATCTTCGGCCGGGCGACCTCGACAGAACCAATTCCGGTTTGAATCTTCCGCACCGGACCGTGCCCATGCCGCACCACACGCACGCTCCCGTCCGGCAACGTCAGACCGGCCGTGCTCGCCAGAAAGCCTTCGACCTTATGGAGCGACAAACAGGATGAGAGCGCGTTCTCACCTTGATCGCCGCCGCCCACGACCTCGATCTCGATCGCCCTGGCGAGCAAATCGCGTGCACCGGCTCGCAAGATATCGGTCAGGGGATCGTCCACCTGACCGAGCTGGCGCAGTTGGAAAACCTTGATAGTCTCGTTCATGGCGTATCGCTCTCCTTGAGAGGTTCTGGCAGGCTTGATCACCCGCCTCGATACGCCGCCTCGCTCAACCCGTCATCACCCAGATTCCGCCATAGTCCCGGGGGGCCCACCCCCATCTTTTCGCGCAGCTTACGCACATGCTAGGCGTTCATCTCGAACTCTCCTTTCCTATGCTGCTGCAGCACACGCTCAATGGCTGGCCTATGCGTTCCCCTGCCGACGCTTCGCCGACATCCTCGCGGACGCCTGCGCACGGCTCGGGGCCGATGCGGATCGCTACTCCTTCATCGCAGTGGACTTCCACCACCTACTCCTTGCCGGTCTCCCGGCGCACCAACTGTAATGCTAGTTTACTTGACTACCTCGGTTTGATAATATTCGTTGGTCAGAACCAGTTCGAGTACGGGATTGCGATATCGTGCCAATGGTTGAGCGCGTCAGCGCACCCTCACTCCGCTCGATCTTGCCTTGCTGTCGGATCCGTCGGAAAAGAGGCTTCAGAAATGCAGCCCTGTGTTATCGTGACGACCGACAGTCGGTTCTATCAAATATCCGCGCTCAGCTCGCTACAGCGGCGATACGGAATTGCACGTTTTACTTGCGAGTGCCCTGATCGCGATACAGGCTCGCTAGCTAGTCGCGTTCTGTCGTTCCTTCCGGACGCCGTTTAGGACGCAGGGCTGTTACGCGGGCCAGATATCATCCCACAATTGGTGCCGCTCGCGAACTCTACCGCCCGTCGTGGCGGCGTGCTTTAAATCCCAGTTCGAGCAGGAATGTCGCCTTTCGCAAAGTGGCTGACGATGCCCCAGGCGAAAGGCTGAGTAACCATTGGAGTCAACCATGACGAGGACTATGCGAGCGATCGTGCTCTCAGAACCTGGCGGCGTGGATACGCTCGTCGTGAAGGACGTGCCGTTGCCACAGCCTCAGCCGGGGTGGGTACGCATCCGCGTGAAGGCGTTCGGTGTCAACGAGTCGGAGGTTACCAGCCGCAAGGGCCTCTCCGGCCCCGATTTCACGATGCCGCGAGTGCTCGGTATCGAATGCGTCGGCCTCGTCGACCAAGCGCCGGGCACTCATCTAAAACCCGGCCAGCAGGTGGCCACTATGATGGGCGGCATGGGGCGCTCGTTCGATGGCGGCTACGCTGAGTATACCATTGTTCCGCTTGGTCAAATCATTCCGTTCGAGACTGGCCTGCCTTGGAAGGTCGTCGGCGCACTACCAGAGATGTTCCAGACCGCCTATGG is a genomic window of Bradyrhizobium sp. CB1717 containing:
- a CDS encoding DnaA N-terminal domain-containing protein; the protein is MSKTVSFNMPVKSKSADNWVSEGVEPHLKPLESLPTAPPKVKREWKRFTLDVPLELHARVKLGCLQSCSTKSFACWKLSFQPNREIVDTINRVIVEMTEPSRLIAKRLKAELGDQTFSEWFRNATFQLNSDRLLVLVGTKFTAQFIAAHYQDILKSIASEVTGKPVTVSVLEHGQSAPVDAVAPIETILRAVAPDDAQRDFFIPELSEVALKDDVHLMEMTPFTLNARNEKRRELVYTSPQGLTLRVKAAEGE
- a CDS encoding IS3 family transposase (programmed frameshift), with the protein product MKASKFSDAQKAFILKQGSEGGAVAEICRKAGISQATYFNWKRKYDGLLPTEMRRLKQLEDENAKLKKLVADLSLDKEMLQDVIRRKPVKPGRKRKLVDELCGEWQVSIRKACKALEFDRSTYHYKSRRSGQAALEARIKEICHVRVRYGYRRVHVLLRREGWRHGQNKTRRVYRELGLQLRNKSPKRRVKAKLRDDRRPATRVNEIWAMDFVHDQLATGGKLRVLTIIDIFSRFSPALEPRLTFRGTDVVDVLERLCNEVGIPATIRVDQGSEFVSRDVDLWAYQRGVTLDFSRPGKPTDNAFIEAFNGRFRAECLNAHWFLSLADAREKVETWRRYYNEERPHGAIGNRPPILLQNHAGATSPPT